A single window of [Clostridium] hylemonae DSM 15053 DNA harbors:
- a CDS encoding ABC transporter ATP-binding protein, giving the protein MKEYDGTAAVEGRNITKDFIVGDTVSKVLKGISLKVMHGEFVSVMGQSGSGKSTLLYILGGLDTPTEGSVYINGTDISRFNDADMSRMRRQKTGFVFQFYNLIPNLNVEENIMLPLLLDGKKMRDYRDQLAHILQVVGLSDRRKHTPRQLSGGQQQRTAIARALIGSPEILFADEPTGNLDSRTGADIMRLLEEINRTSGQTIIMVTHSPEAAKSSGRIITVRDGIIS; this is encoded by the coding sequence ATGAAGGAGTATGACGGCACTGCCGCTGTCGAGGGCAGAAATATTACAAAGGATTTTATAGTCGGAGACACAGTATCCAAGGTATTAAAGGGGATATCGCTGAAAGTAATGCATGGGGAATTTGTCTCAGTCATGGGGCAGTCGGGTTCGGGAAAGAGTACACTGCTCTATATACTGGGAGGCCTTGATACACCGACGGAAGGTTCGGTATACATCAATGGAACAGACATCAGTCGCTTTAACGACGCAGATATGAGCAGAATGCGGAGGCAGAAGACAGGGTTTGTATTTCAGTTTTATAACCTGATCCCGAATCTGAATGTAGAGGAAAATATTATGCTTCCGCTTCTGCTGGACGGTAAGAAAATGCGTGACTATAGAGATCAGCTTGCTCACATTCTTCAAGTGGTCGGACTGTCGGACAGGAGAAAGCATACGCCGCGCCAGCTGTCGGGCGGACAGCAGCAGAGGACGGCCATAGCGCGCGCGCTGATCGGCAGTCCTGAGATACTCTTTGCGGACGAACCGACCGGGAATCTGGACAGCAGGACGGGGGCGGATATTATGCGGCTGCTGGAAGAGATCAACCGCACAAGCGGACAGACGATCATTATGGTGACACACTCCCCGGAAGCGGCAAAGAGCAGCGGCCGCATCATAACCGTGCGGGACGGGATAATAAGTTAA
- a CDS encoding response regulator transcription factor: MADKILLVDDEKDIVDLLEETLRKDAAYEIKKAHTGAEALSMCREFHPDVIILDIMLPDIDGLEICRQIRGFSYCSILFLSSRDDDIDKILGLSGGGDDYITKPFSPREVAFRVKAQLRRQKYQHSIPPQQEKLLPAGGLTIDSESCRVCKNGEEIELTGREFLLLSYMAENAGRIISKERLYEQVWGEYSSICDNTIMVHIRHIREKIEDNPSEPELLVTVKGLGYKLKKRND, translated from the coding sequence ATGGCGGATAAGATTTTGCTCGTGGATGATGAAAAGGATATCGTGGATCTGCTGGAAGAGACATTAAGAAAAGACGCCGCGTACGAGATAAAAAAAGCACACACAGGGGCGGAAGCTTTGAGTATGTGCAGGGAATTTCATCCGGATGTCATCATACTCGATATCATGCTCCCCGATATCGACGGCCTTGAGATATGCAGACAGATCCGTGGATTTTCCTACTGCTCCATACTGTTTTTGTCTTCCAGGGATGACGATATTGACAAGATTCTCGGCCTGTCGGGCGGAGGAGACGATTATATTACAAAGCCGTTCAGCCCGCGTGAAGTTGCGTTCCGTGTAAAAGCACAGCTGCGCAGGCAGAAGTATCAGCACAGTATACCGCCGCAGCAGGAAAAGCTGTTGCCTGCCGGCGGTTTGACGATAGACAGCGAGAGCTGCCGCGTATGTAAAAACGGAGAAGAAATTGAACTGACCGGACGGGAATTCCTTCTTTTGTCGTATATGGCCGAAAACGCCGGCAGGATCATAAGCAAAGAACGTCTGTATGAGCAGGTCTGGGGAGAATACAGCAGTATCTGTGACAATACGATCATGGTCCACATACGCCATATACGGGAGAAGATAGAAGACAACCCTTCTGAACCGGAGTTGCTTGTCACGGTTAAGGGGTTGGGCTATAAGCTGAAGAAAAGGAATGATTAG
- a CDS encoding cell wall hydrolase — MKSKKHVGLLVTLLTVTSLFTAGYSSEAAAGEPEALPVTADANADKYASCLMDMKETTQKIIEEQQKIAEEKRIAEEKRIAEEKRIAEEKAAQEKAAQEKAAQEKAAQEKAAQEAAQAAQQRAVSASQSDQDLLAAIIFCEAGNQPYDGQVAVGAVVMNRVRSGIFPNSIRDVIYQSGQFGPAVTGWLDQVLSSGGYTDTARAAAADALAGANPIGDCLYFDQGGSGMQIGAHYFH, encoded by the coding sequence ATGAAATCTAAAAAACATGTGGGGCTTCTCGTAACATTGTTAACTGTCACGTCGCTGTTTACCGCAGGGTATTCCAGCGAAGCGGCGGCGGGTGAACCGGAGGCTTTGCCGGTAACGGCGGATGCAAATGCAGATAAATACGCATCCTGTCTTATGGACATGAAAGAGACAACCCAGAAGATAATAGAAGAACAGCAGAAAATAGCAGAAGAAAAACGGATCGCAGAAGAAAAGAGGATCGCGGAAGAAAAAAGAATAGCAGAAGAAAAAGCAGCCCAGGAGAAGGCGGCGCAGGAGAAAGCAGCCCAGGAAAAGGCCGCTCAGGAAAAAGCTGCCCAGGAGGCGGCTCAGGCAGCGCAGCAAAGGGCAGTTTCAGCGAGCCAGTCAGACCAGGACCTTCTGGCGGCGATCATATTCTGCGAGGCGGGAAATCAGCCGTATGACGGACAGGTTGCCGTAGGTGCGGTCGTAATGAACCGGGTGAGAAGCGGAATCTTCCCTAATTCCATCCGTGACGTCATCTACCAGTCAGGACAGTTCGGTCCGGCCGTGACAGGCTGGCTCGATCAGGTACTGTCTTCCGGCGGGTACACTGACACGGCAAGAGCGGCCGCCGCAGATGCGCTTGCGGGAGCTAACCCGATAGGGGACTGCCTCTATTTTGACCAGGGTGGGTCTGGAATGCAGATCGGGGCGCATTATTTCCATTAA
- a CDS encoding helix-turn-helix domain-containing protein, with protein sequence MDNRHPVQAGELLQRFIRKSHGERLSPKIILAGCTGIMYDLMNYIVSVTGEDNISRTEEMIVRLMKIQTALELEEYMKEHIEQFYEITGSSPRKYSPSIEKSILYIEENCTEKISLEQVAGKVFLNKNYFSELFKKEVGMNYNDYLNEARIRKACAYIASGEYSLSQVAQMTGFSDQNYFAKIFKKVVGETPMGYRKRL encoded by the coding sequence TTGGACAACCGGCATCCGGTACAGGCGGGAGAACTGCTGCAGCGGTTCATCAGAAAAAGCCATGGAGAACGTTTAAGTCCGAAGATCATTCTGGCAGGCTGTACAGGGATCATGTACGATCTTATGAATTATATAGTCTCTGTCACAGGAGAGGATAATATCTCCAGAACCGAGGAGATGATCGTGCGTCTTATGAAGATCCAGACAGCTTTAGAACTGGAGGAATATATGAAAGAACATATAGAGCAGTTCTACGAGATCACCGGCAGCAGCCCCAGAAAGTATTCTCCTTCCATAGAGAAGAGCATCCTTTACATAGAAGAGAACTGTACGGAAAAGATCAGCCTGGAGCAGGTAGCCGGCAAGGTGTTCCTGAATAAAAATTATTTCTCGGAACTGTTCAAAAAAGAAGTGGGTATGAATTATAACGACTATCTGAATGAAGCACGCATCCGCAAGGCATGTGCCTATATTGCATCCGGTGAGTATTCCCTGTCCCAGGTGGCGCAGATGACTGGATTTTCCGACCAGAATTATTTCGCCAAGATATTTAAAAAAGTGGTGGGAGAGACACCTATGGGGTATCGGAAGAGGCTGTAA
- a CDS encoding ATP-binding protein, whose protein sequence is MVRRIIQIDEEKCNGCGLCAKACHEEAIKMENGKAKLLRDDYCDGLGDCLPACPAGAITFVEREAAAYDEEAVRRNKRKKTNEKDGTLPCGCPGSHSGQIVREPSSGTACQAPAVHSMLRQWPVQIKLAPVNAPYFDGADLLIAADCTAYAYGNFHQEFIRGKVTLIGCPKLDDTDYSEKLAEIIRENDVRSLTIVRMEVPCCGGIEHAAASALKESGKFIPWHVVVISTDGHILER, encoded by the coding sequence ATGGTACGTAGGATCATACAGATCGATGAAGAAAAATGCAACGGGTGCGGGCTGTGCGCAAAGGCCTGTCACGAGGAAGCTATCAAAATGGAGAACGGCAAGGCGAAACTGCTGCGGGACGATTACTGCGACGGCCTGGGAGACTGTCTGCCAGCCTGCCCTGCAGGGGCCATTACCTTTGTAGAGCGGGAAGCGGCGGCATATGATGAGGAAGCTGTCCGGAGGAATAAAAGGAAGAAAACCAATGAAAAGGATGGGACACTGCCGTGCGGCTGTCCGGGCAGCCATTCCGGGCAGATCGTAAGAGAGCCGTCCTCCGGGACAGCCTGTCAGGCGCCGGCAGTGCATTCCATGCTTCGGCAGTGGCCGGTGCAGATAAAATTAGCGCCTGTAAACGCACCTTACTTTGACGGCGCCGACTTGCTTATAGCAGCAGACTGTACGGCATACGCATACGGAAACTTCCATCAGGAATTTATACGGGGCAAGGTGACGCTCATCGGCTGCCCCAAACTGGACGACACTGATTACAGTGAGAAACTGGCTGAGATCATAAGAGAGAACGATGTCAGGAGTCTGACCATTGTAAGGATGGAAGTGCCTTGCTGTGGAGGGATCGAACATGCCGCGGCATCAGCTCTTAAGGAAAGCGGTAAATTTATACCGTGGCATGTCGTCGTGATATCGACGGACGGACATATATTAGAGCGTTGA
- a CDS encoding phage baseplate protein, whose amino-acid sequence MTTNKFIFQVYVGENGNWYINDTDTGAKAQGEQGEKGITPHIGINGNWFIGETDTQVPVTGPKGDTGAVGPQGIQGPKGEKGEQGPAGPVNIANNLDTMEEGYALDARQGKLLDEKINQIFSDFSIISPMVQKLYQLMHPVGSIVIQTVETNPSELYGGTWVAWGNGRVPVGIDKGQIEFNAAEKTGGMKKHTLTIDELPNHNHAIVNKRYATTFSTGGTGHEPLQTTGNRSWTNISDEDISTAFAGSNASHNNLQPYVTCYMWKRTA is encoded by the coding sequence ATGACAACCAACAAATTTATATTTCAGGTTTATGTAGGCGAAAATGGTAACTGGTATATTAACGATACCGATACCGGCGCAAAAGCACAAGGAGAGCAAGGAGAGAAGGGGATCACACCGCATATCGGAATCAACGGAAATTGGTTTATTGGAGAAACTGACACACAAGTACCGGTCACTGGCCCTAAGGGAGATACTGGAGCTGTTGGTCCACAAGGAATCCAAGGCCCAAAAGGCGAAAAAGGAGAGCAAGGCCCGGCAGGTCCAGTGAATATCGCAAATAACCTTGATACAATGGAAGAAGGGTATGCTTTGGATGCCAGACAGGGAAAATTACTTGATGAAAAAATCAATCAGATATTTTCAGATTTTTCAATAATTTCACCTATGGTCCAAAAGTTATATCAGTTAATGCATCCAGTTGGAAGCATAGTAATTCAAACAGTCGAGACAAATCCAAGTGAATTATATGGTGGAACATGGGTCGCATGGGGAAATGGAAGAGTACCGGTTGGAATAGATAAGGGGCAGATAGAATTTAACGCCGCAGAAAAAACTGGAGGCATGAAAAAACATACGTTAACTATTGACGAGCTTCCAAATCATAATCACGCTATTGTAAATAAACGTTATGCGACCACTTTTTCTACAGGCGGTACAGGGCATGAACCCCTCCAGACAACAGGAAACAGAAGCTGGACAAATATATCAGATGAAGATATATCAACAGCATTTGCAGGCAGCAATGCATCACATAATAATTTACAGCCTTATGTTACTTGCTATATGTGGAAACGAACAGCATAA
- a CDS encoding sensor histidine kinase — MADKREKWILMAVLPFIAVLLLAVWSVKPRVDEVRTIDSKAGTWDLAAAGFEQSAVRLDGDVEYVPDALLSPEEFSRRGDIQAGQPGDETQYATSRMRLIIPSGSYLICGYSVDFASRMYVNGELLFEAGAPGDSRESARPGVKFFVLPVSPDENGEIVIVQQASNFIHKDGGSYGHFYIGTPEQIDQYISRNLWPEVILMGVYLVLFVVHLILYLMMRNYKPNLLFALFCLTWFVRTGVTGQRLLDVILPKLPWVVLFRLEYLTMPLSGILLVWLLYLIFPGVLQKWFSLAASILCGAVAVLDVFASTLLISYTAVWRVVLLGVIALYFFVRLILRWRRPAAEQAAVLSGFAFLVFAAVWDMCYHRDVFLLPALRFAISEVAIAVFVLFAMTAMFFGTMREVRMAREREERMAAEKAAAEELARLKGEFYTDLSHEMKTPLTVMVANAEFAARNIRAGAIDEETGVDLDAIAAEGRRLAKLVNGLVNLNRMRDKGAQDTVVSLAKLTEETARTYKALAEKQGSRLSVEIESGLPAVNGNADQLAQVVINLLANAGRHTRDGVITVSLRRESGRLRLEVADTGDGISPEILPHIFDRFCRGDESGTGLGLAICREIIENHGGKIDIQSDMGKGTTVWFTLPVIGE, encoded by the coding sequence ATGGCAGATAAAAGAGAAAAGTGGATCCTCATGGCAGTCCTGCCGTTCATTGCAGTTTTGCTGTTGGCAGTGTGGAGCGTCAAGCCGCGCGTGGATGAGGTCCGCACGATCGATTCAAAAGCCGGGACATGGGACTTGGCTGCCGCCGGTTTTGAACAGTCGGCAGTCAGGCTTGACGGCGATGTGGAGTATGTGCCGGATGCGCTGCTTTCCCCGGAGGAATTTTCGCGGCGCGGCGACATACAGGCAGGACAGCCGGGGGATGAGACTCAATATGCTACCAGCCGGATGCGTCTGATAATACCGAGCGGCAGCTATCTCATCTGCGGGTACAGCGTGGACTTCGCAAGCCGCATGTATGTAAACGGTGAATTGCTCTTTGAGGCAGGCGCGCCGGGAGACAGCCGTGAATCAGCCAGGCCAGGCGTGAAGTTCTTTGTGCTGCCTGTGTCGCCGGATGAAAACGGTGAGATCGTCATAGTGCAGCAGGCGTCCAATTTCATTCATAAGGACGGCGGGTCCTACGGACATTTTTATATCGGCACGCCGGAACAGATCGACCAGTATATTTCCCGGAATCTTTGGCCGGAAGTCATATTAATGGGTGTGTACCTTGTGCTGTTTGTCGTCCACTTGATCTTATATCTGATGATGAGGAACTACAAACCGAATCTGCTGTTTGCTTTGTTTTGCCTTACGTGGTTTGTGCGCACCGGAGTTACCGGGCAGCGGCTGCTCGATGTGATACTGCCGAAGCTGCCGTGGGTGGTTTTGTTCCGGCTTGAATACCTGACGATGCCGCTGAGCGGCATTCTGCTCGTGTGGCTTTTATACCTGATCTTCCCAGGTGTGCTGCAAAAATGGTTTTCACTGGCTGCCAGTATCTTGTGCGGGGCAGTTGCCGTACTGGATGTGTTCGCTTCCACGCTGCTGATATCCTACACAGCAGTATGGCGAGTCGTGCTGCTGGGAGTCATTGCCCTGTATTTTTTTGTGCGGCTCATTCTGCGATGGCGGCGGCCGGCCGCGGAACAGGCTGCCGTGCTGTCAGGATTTGCTTTTCTGGTGTTTGCGGCCGTTTGGGACATGTGCTATCATCGGGATGTTTTTCTGCTGCCTGCCCTGCGTTTTGCCATATCGGAGGTGGCGATCGCTGTGTTTGTGCTGTTTGCCATGACGGCAATGTTCTTCGGCACCATGCGGGAAGTGCGCATGGCCAGAGAGCGGGAGGAGCGTATGGCGGCGGAGAAGGCGGCGGCGGAGGAGCTGGCCCGCCTGAAAGGCGAATTCTATACAGATCTTTCCCATGAAATGAAAACACCGTTGACAGTCATGGTAGCCAACGCCGAATTTGCGGCCAGGAACATACGGGCCGGAGCCATAGACGAGGAGACGGGTGTAGACCTGGATGCCATCGCGGCGGAGGGCAGGCGTCTTGCCAAGCTCGTAAACGGTCTTGTGAATCTGAACCGGATGCGGGATAAGGGCGCGCAGGACACCGTGGTGTCCCTTGCAAAACTGACGGAGGAAACTGCCCGTACATATAAGGCGCTGGCTGAAAAGCAGGGCAGCCGCCTGTCGGTGGAGATCGAATCCGGCCTGCCTGCGGTGAACGGCAACGCCGACCAGCTGGCGCAGGTGGTCATAAACTTGCTGGCGAATGCCGGCAGACATACGAGGGACGGAGTGATCACAGTGAGTCTTCGCCGGGAGTCAGGGCGCCTACGCCTGGAGGTAGCCGATACCGGCGACGGTATATCGCCGGAGATCCTGCCCCATATCTTTGACCGGTTCTGCCGCGGGGATGAGAGCGGCACAGGGCTCGGTCTTGCCATCTGCAGAGAGATCATAGAGAATCACGGCGGGAAAATTGATATACAAAGTGATATGGGGAAAGGAACTACAGTGTGGTTTACTCTGCCGGTCATAGGAGAATAA
- a CDS encoding ABC transporter permease, producing the protein MITAGFFYGRKERRCVLKIIIKYILTNMKERKVRTAVMALTILLSSALLFVSVSIGTSYESAQKKMARGMTGAASVSVTAADSRAGLDDSTIPKLPEVKAAAGILKSSALYSEDGYYESVDLVAADLEQLNRINKPRMADGKEITGFSGNQIILPERFTSKFGIKKGDTVTLQIGKRPVSFEVYGIAAYDTLFLRQTRGATALVPLAALTAVVQPPQKYSDILLEPSEGVTAAELKSCLENILPQQQYHVSETVDEAQITADARQKSMPFFLISFFSLTMSVFIIFSSYKVITLERLPTVGTFRSIGAEEKTVTAILLAESIVYGLAGGLVGIPAGIAVLKAILHGMGKELTEGIEIPAVITLPGIVLSFAAAMTVSVLSAWIPVRRAGRLPVKDVVLGTVEEQGRPARYAVGMAVVLAAVSVILPRVAPEGLLYLAGGISLLGLITAALLIIPSLTDLAAKYLERLYGVIFHNEGILAARNMRDNKNITQNITLLFISISAVISISVVGSFVTSYISDVFQGAELEGFADGYMDEDFVEQVRKMEGVEKVLPVRVLEDKVQAEGYTFSRFEAADDLERYSSMFALRYTDSSMKQNAVSAFKQGGRALLMSEAYMKEAKLKTGDTISLSDGTFSADYRIEGSFRSRATDVEAVIPSSCAVRDFGADAYNFLAYTAADPDAVMVQIRGLFGETPNWSRTVEEFNSDAARTVGAFLEPMHSMTYFILLMAAVGIVNNLLINYMQRRRTIAMYKSAGLSNRQNVKMMLIEGFTSGSAGAVTAIFVSYLEIQTIFIVAGPKISVKPELDMVTFLAAGAMGIAITVAGTAAPIFKSCRMKLVEVIKFE; encoded by the coding sequence ATGATAACTGCCGGCTTTTTCTATGGCAGAAAAGAAAGAAGGTGCGTTTTGAAGATCATAATAAAATACATTCTTACAAACATGAAAGAGAGGAAGGTGCGCACAGCCGTGATGGCGCTTACGATCCTTCTTTCCTCCGCCCTTTTGTTTGTCTCTGTCTCCATCGGGACATCGTATGAAAGTGCGCAGAAGAAAATGGCGCGGGGAATGACCGGGGCTGCATCCGTCTCTGTGACGGCCGCAGACAGCCGGGCCGGACTGGACGACAGTACAATCCCCAAACTGCCGGAGGTAAAGGCTGCGGCGGGCATATTAAAGAGTTCTGCGCTGTACAGTGAAGACGGGTATTACGAATCCGTTGATTTAGTGGCGGCGGATCTCGAACAGCTGAACCGCATCAACAAGCCGCGCATGGCAGATGGAAAAGAAATAACCGGTTTTTCCGGAAATCAGATTATTCTTCCGGAGCGGTTTACCTCCAAGTTCGGGATAAAAAAAGGCGACACGGTTACGCTTCAGATCGGCAAAAGGCCAGTCTCTTTTGAAGTGTATGGTATCGCGGCGTATGATACGCTGTTTTTAAGACAGACGAGGGGAGCCACGGCTCTCGTTCCGCTGGCCGCCCTGACGGCGGTCGTGCAGCCGCCGCAGAAGTACAGCGATATACTGCTTGAGCCGTCTGAAGGGGTTACGGCTGCAGAACTTAAGTCCTGTCTGGAGAACATACTGCCGCAACAACAGTATCATGTGTCGGAGACCGTAGATGAAGCTCAGATCACGGCCGACGCAAGGCAGAAGTCCATGCCATTCTTTCTGATCAGCTTTTTTTCGCTGACGATGAGTGTGTTTATCATATTCAGCAGTTATAAAGTGATCACGCTGGAACGGCTTCCGACGGTCGGAACATTCCGCAGTATCGGGGCGGAGGAAAAGACGGTGACGGCAATTCTTCTGGCAGAGAGTATTGTGTATGGACTGGCAGGAGGGCTCGTCGGTATTCCTGCGGGGATAGCGGTCCTTAAGGCAATATTGCACGGAATGGGGAAGGAGCTGACAGAGGGGATAGAGATTCCCGCCGTGATCACACTGCCTGGAATCGTCCTTTCATTTGCAGCCGCAATGACAGTTTCCGTCCTCAGTGCGTGGATTCCTGTGCGCCGCGCGGGCCGTCTGCCGGTAAAAGACGTGGTCCTCGGCACGGTGGAGGAACAGGGAAGACCGGCGCGTTATGCCGTTGGTATGGCTGTTGTGCTAGCTGCCGTCTCAGTCATACTTCCCCGCGTTGCTCCGGAAGGGCTTCTGTATCTAGCAGGCGGGATATCTCTGCTTGGCCTAATAACGGCGGCGCTTCTCATCATTCCGTCACTTACGGATCTTGCGGCGAAATATCTGGAACGTCTTTACGGAGTTATTTTTCATAATGAGGGAATACTGGCGGCGCGTAATATGAGGGACAATAAGAATATCACGCAGAATATCACACTGCTGTTCATCAGCATCTCCGCCGTGATCTCCATCAGTGTTGTGGGGAGCTTTGTGACTTCTTATATAAGCGACGTCTTTCAGGGCGCCGAGCTGGAAGGGTTTGCCGACGGTTACATGGATGAGGACTTTGTGGAACAGGTCAGGAAGATGGAAGGAGTGGAAAAGGTACTGCCGGTCCGCGTGCTGGAAGACAAGGTTCAGGCAGAAGGGTATACGTTTTCCCGTTTTGAAGCTGCGGATGATCTGGAGAGATACAGTTCCATGTTTGCCCTGCGTTATACGGACAGTTCCATGAAACAGAACGCAGTGTCCGCCTTTAAACAGGGCGGCAGGGCGCTGCTCATGAGTGAAGCGTACATGAAGGAAGCTAAACTGAAGACAGGAGATACCATTTCACTGTCAGACGGAACGTTCAGCGCTGATTACAGGATCGAAGGCAGCTTCAGGTCGAGAGCTACGGATGTAGAGGCGGTCATACCTTCCTCGTGTGCGGTGCGGGATTTTGGGGCGGATGCCTATAATTTTCTCGCGTATACGGCGGCAGACCCGGATGCAGTGATGGTTCAGATCCGAGGTCTCTTTGGAGAGACGCCGAACTGGAGCCGTACGGTGGAAGAGTTTAATTCAGACGCAGCCCGCACGGTAGGTGCATTTCTGGAGCCGATGCACAGTATGACTTATTTCATATTGCTGATGGCCGCGGTGGGCATCGTCAATAATCTGCTGATCAATTATATGCAGAGGCGAAGAACGATAGCCATGTATAAGTCGGCGGGTCTGAGCAACAGACAAAATGTAAAAATGATGCTGATCGAAGGATTTACTTCCGGATCCGCAGGTGCGGTGACCGCCATATTTGTGTCGTATTTGGAGATACAGACGATATTTATTGTGGCAGGGCCGAAGATATCTGTAAAGCCGGAGTTAGACATGGTTACTTTTCTGGCGGCCGGAGCAATGGGGATCGCGATCACCGTGGCAGGAACCGCCGCGCCTATCTTTAAAAGCTGCCGTATGAAGCTTGTGGAAGTAATTAAATTTGAATAG
- a CDS encoding sensor histidine kinase: MKRSGYRTSLHIYFIFLLSLLCILITASVLFFMLITVRKADGTIVRSDWPESFTQEFEKQIVFIDGKPRVTQAGLELLQKEELGIQILDAAGEEQFSFRKPEQVPSGYSSAGLLEVERAGHLADRKTASLIGVAADSNCTYIVHFPTAVNRLTMQLNGEHLIRGRTIAFWLGGLMLLLIFLSGIVYGFCMTRTMGRVTDAVKAIALRAYMPVQGKGTFSDIYDSLNVLDAEIRSSDRLREQTDTMRREWIANITHDLKTPLSPVKGYAEIMQEEGGAGAEEQYRRYAEIILKNVSYMEQLLDDLKLTYQLESGTVPLERKRMDLVRFLKETVIDILNTPEYEERSIQIQSSREDIFFSFDRTLFRRAFNNLIVNALIHGGRDAQITVGAAVFKNEIQVTVSDNGKGMTAEEADRMFRRYYRGTDTDKKPEGTGLGLAITKNIIESHGGAVDVHSAPDEGTEISITFKVN; the protein is encoded by the coding sequence ATGAAAAGATCCGGGTACCGCACAAGTCTGCATATATATTTTATATTTCTGCTGTCACTGCTTTGCATACTGATAACAGCTTCTGTGCTCTTTTTTATGCTGATCACAGTCCGAAAAGCAGACGGGACTATCGTCAGAAGTGACTGGCCGGAGAGCTTTACGCAAGAATTTGAAAAACAGATCGTATTCATTGACGGAAAACCGCGCGTTACGCAGGCAGGTCTTGAATTGCTGCAAAAAGAAGAACTGGGAATTCAGATACTGGACGCGGCCGGTGAGGAGCAGTTCAGTTTCAGGAAGCCGGAACAGGTTCCGTCCGGCTATTCTTCTGCCGGACTTCTGGAAGTGGAGAGAGCCGGGCATCTGGCGGACAGAAAGACAGCATCGCTGATCGGTGTGGCTGCGGACAGTAATTGCACTTACATCGTACACTTTCCGACAGCGGTCAACAGGCTTACCATGCAGCTGAACGGAGAACATCTTATACGCGGCCGGACGATCGCTTTCTGGCTTGGCGGCTTAATGCTTCTGCTCATATTTCTTTCCGGTATCGTGTATGGCTTCTGCATGACACGGACGATGGGGCGGGTGACGGATGCAGTAAAGGCGATCGCGCTCCGCGCGTATATGCCGGTACAGGGAAAGGGGACTTTCAGCGACATATATGACAGCCTGAACGTGCTGGACGCTGAGATCAGAAGCAGTGACCGGCTGAGAGAGCAGACGGATACAATGCGCAGGGAATGGATCGCCAATATCACACATGACTTGAAGACGCCCCTGTCACCGGTGAAGGGATATGCGGAGATCATGCAGGAGGAAGGCGGCGCGGGGGCAGAAGAGCAGTACAGGCGCTACGCGGAAATAATACTGAAAAATGTCTCTTATATGGAGCAGCTGCTGGATGACCTGAAGCTGACATACCAGCTGGAAAGCGGGACGGTTCCGCTGGAGCGGAAACGTATGGATCTGGTCCGTTTTTTGAAGGAGACGGTAATTGATATACTGAATACTCCGGAGTACGAAGAGCGAAGTATTCAAATACAGAGCAGCCGGGAGGACATATTTTTTTCTTTTGACAGGACACTGTTCAGGCGGGCGTTTAATAATCTCATAGTAAACGCCCTTATCCACGGAGGCAGAGATGCCCAAATCACGGTAGGCGCAGCTGTTTTTAAAAACGAGATACAAGTCACTGTATCAGACAATGGGAAGGGAATGACCGCTGAGGAGGCAGACAGAATGTTCCGCCGCTATTACAGGGGAACGGATACAGACAAAAAACCGGAAGGGACAGGTCTCGGTCTTGCCATAACAAAGAACATCATAGAGAGTCACGGAGGTGCGGTAGATGTGCACAGCGCCCCGGACGAAGGGACGGAAATAAGCATTACATTTAAGGTTAATTAA